A region of the Cytobacillus luteolus genome:
TCATATGAATAAAGTATTAAAGGATTTTATTTTGGCAACAAAACCACCGGCACCCTCAAAAAAATTCTTGGATATTAGCTCTCTCCTTATTGATACAATTAATGAATTTTCTACTGAAAAATTACTTAAGAACATCTCTATCTCAGTTGAAATTCCTACAGAACTACCAAGAATAATGGGTGATTATTCCCAAATTAGACAGGTTGTTTTAAATCTTATTATCAATTCAATGGAAGCTATTGTGGCTAATGGTGAAGTTAAAATTAAGGTCTACAATCCTCAACCTAACCAAATAATGATTATAGTTACTGACAATGGTCAGGGAATTCCGATTACATTAATGGATAAAATAGGTCTCCCTTTCTTTACGACTAAAGAGGACTGTATTGGGTTAGGTCTGGCTATCTCTAAAAGGATCGTTGGAGCACATGATGGAACGATCTCTATTGAAAGTGGAGATATAGGGACAATAGTAAAAGTAGTATTACCAATTTGTTAATATAAACAGGAGCTTCTTCTACGAAGGGGCTCCTGTTTTTTATATCTAATTATGGACTAATAGAAGAAAAGAAGTATTAATCTTTCTTTTTATTACCGAAAACTTTACTTGTCGTTCCTTTTATTACTTTAGAAGAGGTATCCACGGTTTTACCAACAACATCATTCCCAAAACTAGATGTGTTTTTAAGTACGTTTGATGCTGTATCTGCAGCCTTACCAACTAAACCGCCTTCACCAGAAACTGTTTTTACAATCTTGTTCGCGCTATCAACCGTT
Encoded here:
- a CDS encoding GAF domain-containing sensor histidine kinase: MIFTGGREPLIINDTNTHPVTCKMEAIKETNIGSYMGIPIFLEDGTMFGTICAVDPNPYSFKESELENMKMVAELASAIIQKTQIRSELINEERTEYKRLSIIGNLASGLADEMGNSLQSVQGLLQLTFERFDGLGEYSEVVFQELNHMNKVLKDFILATKPPAPSKKFLDISSLLIDTINEFSTEKLLKNISISVEIPTELPRIMGDYSQIRQVVLNLIINSMEAIVANGEVKIKVYNPQPNQIMIIVTDNGQGIPITLMDKIGLPFFTTKEDCIGLGLAISKRIVGAHDGTISIESGDIGTIVKVVLPIC